From Borreliella afzelii, a single genomic window includes:
- a CDS encoding DUF226 domain-containing protein, producing MSNLLEKLKSKKKEIINKKEIEYNENINKEEKEKTAFFRIEEIDNKKIYYTKLFKHLIKFRITNKDHKLSLIFQKLNNKKNYYLFNLFPLKEDNKFLGIKYGWDKLEKPFFLKKDNKSYVIKKLYYLEFKFSKGSIKCYIQSLRTLLRKKDKENTKYYKFNLEHIKKMENTVYKFYSKKLKDTGVIYKWIEKNQIS from the coding sequence TTGAGTAATTTACTAGAAAAACTAAAATCAAAAAAAAAGGAAATAATAAATAAAAAAGAAATAGAATATAATGAAAATATAAATAAGGAAGAGAAAGAAAAAACTGCTTTTTTTAGAATTGAAGAAATTGATAATAAAAAAATATATTATACAAAACTTTTTAAACATTTAATAAAATTTAGAATTACCAATAAAGATCATAAATTAAGTTTAATTTTTCAGAAACTTAACAATAAAAAAAATTATTATTTATTTAATCTTTTCCCCTTAAAAGAAGATAATAAATTTTTAGGAATAAAATATGGATGGGACAAATTAGAAAAGCCTTTCTTTTTAAAAAAAGACAATAAATCTTATGTGATAAAAAAACTTTATTATTTGGAATTTAAATTCAGCAAGGGTTCTATTAAGTGCTATATTCAGTCTCTTAGAACACTATTAAGGAAAAAAGATAAAGAAAATACCAAATATTACAAATTTAATTTAGAACATATAAAGAAAATGGAAAACACAGTATATAAGTTTTACAGCAAAAAGCTAAAAGATACAGGAGTGATATATAAATGGATAGAAAAAAATCAAATATCATAA
- a CDS encoding plasmid maintenance protein, whose product MALNSLDHNKANTNKSNKLLLKDSRLKKVISVINYLNKSFEEKYTASIHRIHFNSEKLKALHPHHQGDILRVLNSNINKESYKPTVIRTLREDLRFLIRIKAIEKRILTFSNNLGKFKGKLCIYKVSPIAYKLIDAYFSSTKAALYKKVKKEKDNFVTENVTENVTENVTENVTENVTENVTENVTENVTVYITPYNNIYNKNSIKSILKKNSNKKELNKPILEKKLKLSKEITKEIKSIIKHTKNPEKTYKNTLFNYKDFFSYLSYDYKKEDILFFFLSKLKEYKNKIHFMRQYAPYKTDFYLLVGEFKDSYSSKWKINNKKTNFSGNAKHIASNILNRILKKELKFE is encoded by the coding sequence ATGGCACTAAATTCACTTGACCATAATAAAGCTAACACTAATAAGTCTAATAAACTACTTTTAAAAGACTCTAGACTAAAAAAGGTGATTTCAGTAATTAATTACTTAAATAAAAGTTTTGAAGAAAAATATACTGCTTCAATACATAGAATTCATTTTAATTCTGAAAAATTAAAAGCACTCCATCCTCATCATCAAGGAGACATACTTAGGGTTCTAAACTCAAATATAAACAAAGAAAGTTATAAACCAACCGTGATAAGAACTTTAAGAGAAGACTTAAGATTTTTAATTCGTATAAAAGCAATTGAAAAAAGAATACTAACATTCTCAAATAACCTGGGAAAGTTTAAAGGAAAGCTGTGTATATATAAGGTATCACCTATTGCATATAAATTAATAGATGCTTATTTTAGTAGCACTAAAGCAGCCCTTTATAAGAAAGTAAAAAAAGAAAAAGATAATTTTGTCACTGAAAATGTCACTGAAAATGTCACTGAAAATGTCACTGAAAATGTCACTGAAAATGTCACTGAAAATGTCACTGAAAATGTCACTGAAAATGTCACTGTATATATAACACCTTATAATAATATATATAATAAGAATTCTATTAAATCTATTTTAAAAAAAAATTCTAATAAAAAAGAATTAAACAAACCTATTTTAGAAAAAAAATTGAAATTATCTAAAGAAATAACTAAGGAGATAAAAAGCATAATAAAACATACTAAAAATCCAGAGAAAACTTATAAAAACACACTTTTTAATTACAAGGATTTCTTTAGCTATTTATCATATGATTATAAAAAAGAAGATATTTTATTTTTCTTTTTAAGCAAACTTAAAGAATATAAAAACAAAATTCACTTTATGAGACAATATGCTCCCTATAAAACAGATTTCTATTTGCTTGTAGGGGAATTTAAAGATTCATACAGTTCTAAATGGAAGATAAATAATAAAAAAACTAATTTCAGTGGAAATGCAAAGCATATAGCAAGTAACATTTTAAATAGAATTTTAAAAAAGGAGCTTAAATTTGAGTAA